The following coding sequences lie in one Lacerta agilis isolate rLacAgi1 chromosome 4, rLacAgi1.pri, whole genome shotgun sequence genomic window:
- the REV1 gene encoding DNA repair protein REV1 isoform X2, which produces MKEGGWRKRASDKDGWGIWGGYMPAKVQKLEDQFRSEAAMQHQKDGTPSGIFNGVAIYVNGFTDPSADELRRLMMLHGGQYHVYYSRSKTTHIIATNLPNAKIKELKGEKVVRPEWIIDSIKAGRLLSYIPYQLYTKQSSFQKGLCFNTVCKPEEPIAGPSNISVELNRVNCLVKKYEVENEIKANGKCKLNMEDETEDAGVLDLEQAFSASKQNGIHHRDSISIFNGHTHSSNSALKTQDSLVHSGNNVASRLSPAPVQEEERRDFRDCSMQHFQQSNKNTELLRNAHRTMSNSPCSSLHSNIKRNGAHHSIVQGPSSTKSTTVPSPSKVDSPLSKPPNCSFISDFYSHSRLHHIATWKSEFTDFVNTLQKQNNAIFPGREKLKKLKAGQSIINKADSDYAATLSSTKHQSCIMHVDMDCFFVSVGIRGRPDLKGKPVAVTSNRGSGKSLLRPGANPQLEWQYYQNKLLNGKAAGASELDSPDEDNPESIQVNGIDLEISVPSMAEIASCSYEARQVGIKNGMFFGQARRLCPNLHAVPYDFQAYKEVAQSMYETLASYTHNIEAVSCDEALVDITEIIAETRLTAEELASVIRSEIKAKTKCPASIGIGSNILLARMATRRAKPDGQYHLKPEEVDDFIRSQLTSYLPGVGRTMESKLSSLGIKTCGDLQCVTMSKLQKEFGPKTGQMLYRFCRGLDDRLVQREKERKSVSAEINYGIRFTQPKEAEAFLLSLSEEIQHRLEAAGMKGKRLTLKIMVRKAGAPIEPAKFGGHGICDSIARTVTLDHATDSAKVIGKEMLNMFHTMKLNISDMRGVGIQVHQLVPANKTTSAVSSRSSVHSGFLPGGANSIIDLLQVPKGIKNSEQQHKEVFVAAVDVEISSTSKACTMPASLTSNANRVANKSEPVVSLNGLHTPISIKSRLNLSIEVPSPSQLDQSVLEALPPDLRDQIEQMYSLQQAEMCDSSKKEPVNGYNTSFPPQPVGAVLLQIPDVKEPSNDTGINVIALPAFSQVDPEVFAALPSELQEELRQAYDQRQKPIGAVFQQSTTAKNPLPNLKPVMKNKKRSRKKNQVSPVKKNYSPLKNKLFGSPAKSMAISVGSPQKLIDDFLKQEGRTTDNPQVELAQTTANTSTPSVSQPLLYGTTKAPNLAGAVEFNDVKALLKEWITTIADPMEEDILQVVKYCTDLIEEKDLEKLDLVIKYMKRLMQQSVESVWNMAFDFILDNVQVVLQQTYGSTLKVI; this is translated from the exons ATGAAGGAAGGTGGATGGAGAAAAAGAGCCAGTGACAAAGATGGCTGGGGAATATGG GGAGGATATATGCCTGCCAAAGTCCAGAAACTGGAGGATCAGTTCCGTTCAGAGGCAGCTATGCAACACCAAAAAGATGGAACTCCATCTGGTATCTTTAATGGAGTTGCCATCTATGTCAATGGCTTTACAG ATCCATCAGCTGATGAACTGAGGCGGCTAATGATGTTGCATGGAGGACAATATCATGTATACTATTCTAGATCCAAAACAACACACATTATTGCAACAAATCTTCCAAATGCCAAAATAAAAGAACTCAAAGGGGAAAAAGTAGTCCGACCAGAATGGATAATAGATAG CATAAAGGCTGGACGGCTCCTTTCATACATTCCATATCAGCTTTATACAAAACAGTCAAGTTTTCAAAAAGGCCTCTGTTTTAATACCGTATGCAAACCTGAAGAACCTATTGCAGGTCCTAGCAATATCTCTGTGGAGCTCAACAGGGT aaattgtcTAGTAAAGAAGTATGAAGTAGAGAATGAAATCAAAGCCAATGGAAAGTGTAAATTGAACATGGAAGATGAGACTGAAGATGCTGGAGTCTTGGATTTGGAGCAAGCCTTTTCTGCTAGCAAGCAGAACGGAATTCATCATAGAGACAGCATTTCCATTTTCAATGGACACACTCATAGTTCCAACAGTGCCTTAAAGACACAGGATAGCTTGGTGCACTCTGGCAACAACGTTGCAAGCAGACTGTCTCCAGCTCctgtgcaggaggaggaaaggagagactTTAGAGACTGCTCTATGCAGCATTTTCAACAAAGCAACAAAAATACTGAACTTTTACGAAATGCGCATAGGACTATGAGTAACTCACCTTGTTCATCTTTGCACAGTAATATTAAAAGAAACGGTGCTCATCACTCTATAGTTCAGGGGCCTTCAAGCACAAAAAGCACTACAGTACCTTCTCCTAGTAAGGTAGATTCACCTCTGTCCAAACCTCCTAACTGCAGTTTCATTTCCGACTTTTACTCTCATTCAAGATTGCATCATATAGCTACTTGGAAGAGTGAATTTACAGATTTTGTCAATAcactgcagaaacaaaacaatgcTATCTTCCCAGGAAGAGAAAAGTTAAAAAAACTGAAAGCAGGGCAATCTATAATTAACAAAGCTGACTCGG ATTATGCAGCCACCTTGAGCTCAACCAAGCATCAAAGCTGTATAATGCATGTGGATATGGACTGCTTCTTTGTATCAGTGGGTATCCGAGGTAGACCTGATCTAAAAG GCAAACCGGTTGCTGTTACGAGTAACAGAGGATCAGGAAAATCATTGCTTCGTCCTGGTGCAAATCCCCAGCTGGAATGGCAATATTATCAGAATAAATTACTGAATGGCAAAGCAG CAGGAGCAAGTGAACTGGACTCACCAGATGAAGATAATCCAGAATCTATACAAGTGAATGGAATTGACTTGGAAATCTCTGTGCCATCAATGGCTGAAATTGCATCTTGCAGTTATGAAGCCAG GCAAGTTGGTATAAAGAATGGAATGTTCTTTGGACAAGCAAGACGATTGTGTCCAAATCTTCACGCAGTGCCCTATGACTTTCAGGCATACAAAGAAGTTGCACAAAGCATGTATGAAACCCTAGCAAG CTATACTCATAACATTGAAGCAGTCAGTTGTGATGAAGCACTAGTTGACATCACTGAAATCATTGCAGAAACCAGATTGACAGCAGAAGAATTAGCAAGTGTTATCCGTTCTGAAATAAAAGCCAAGACCAAGTGTCCTGCTTCCATTGGAATAG GTTCAAACATTTTGCTGGCTAGAATGGCAACGCGCCGAGCAAAGCCCGATGGACAGTATCACTTAAAGCCAGAAGAAGTGGATGATTTTATCAGAAGCCAGCTTACTAGCTATCTTCCAG gagTTGGTAGGACAATGGAATCCAAGTTGTCATCTTTGGGTATAAAAACTTGTGGAGATCTGCAGTGTGTCACAATGTCAAAGCTTCAGAAAGAATTTGGCCCCAAAACAGGACAAATGCTCTACAGATTCTGCCGTGGTTTGGATGACAGGCtggttcagagagagaaagagagaaaatctgTTTCAGCTGAGATAAACTATGGTATAAGATTTACccag CCAAAAGaagcagaagctttccttttgagtCTTTCAGAAGAGATCCAACATAGATTGGAAGCTGCTGGTATGAAAGGCAAACGATTAACTCTCAAAATTATGGTCAGAAAAGCTGGGGCCCCAATAGaacctgcaaaatttggaggCCATGGAATCTGTGACAGTATTGCCAG GACTGTGACTCTCGACCATGCAACAGATAGTGCCAAAGTGATTGGTAAAGAAATGTTGAACATGTTTCACACAATGAAGTTGAATATTTCTGATATGAGAGGG gTTGGAATTCAAGTACATCAGTTAGTTCCAGCTAATAAAACAACTTCAGCTGTTTCCTCTCGCTCATCAGTACATTCTGGATTTTTACCTGGTGGAGCTAATTCCATTATTGATCTTCTGCAAGTCCCAAAAGGAATAAAGAACTCAGAACAACAGCACAAGGAAG TATTTGTGGCGGCTGTGGATGTTGAAATATCTTCCACATCAAAAGCATGTACAATGCCGGCGTCTCTGACATCTAATGCCAATCGTGTTGCCAACAAATCTGAGCCTGTAGTCAGTCTGAATGGTTTGCACACGCCTATCAGTATAAAATCAAGACTTAATTTAAGTATTGAGGTACCATCACCTTCCCAG CTGGATCAGTCTGTTTTGGAAGCACTCCCACCTGATCTTCGAGATCAAATAGAGCAAATGTATTCTCTTCAGCAAGCAGAGATGTGCGATAGTAGCAAGAAGGAGCCTGTTAATGGATACAATACTAGTTTTCCTCCACAGCCTGTTGGGGCAGTTCTCTTACAaataccagatgtcaaagaaccAAGCAATGATACAGGAATAAATGTAATAGCACTTCCAGCATTTTCACAG GTGGACCCTGAAGTTTTTGCTGCACTACCATCAGAGTTGCAGGAAGAGCTGAGACAGGCATATGATCAAAGACAGAAACCTATAGGGGCAGTTTTCCAGCAAAGTACCACTG CAAAGAATCCTTTGCCGAACTTGAAGCCTGTTatgaaaaacaagaaaagaagtAGGAAGAAAAACCAGGTCAGCCCAGTAAAAAAGAACTacagtcctttaaaaaacaagctcTTTGGGAGCCCTGCAAAAAGTATGGCAATTTCTGTTGGGAGCCCACAAAAATTAATAGATGACTTCTTGAAACAGGAAGGAAGAACCACTGACAACCCTCAG GTGGAATTGGCACAAACCACAGCAAATACTTCCACCCCATCCGTTTCACAGCCACTATTGTATGGCACTACTAAGGCCCCTAATCTAGCTGGAGCTGTTGAATTCAATGATGTAAAAGCCTTACTCAAAGAATGGATTACAACCATAGCAG ATCCCATGGAGGAAGACATCCTACAAGTTGTGAAGTACTGTACTGATTTGATAGAAGAAAAGGATTTAGAAAAGTTGGATCTGGTCATCAAATACATGAAAAG GCTAATGCAGCAGTCCGTGGAATCAGTTTGGAACATGGCGTTTGACTTCATTCTTGACAATGTTCAAGTGGTTTTGCAACAAACTTATGGAAGCACATTGAAAGTTATCTGA
- the REV1 gene encoding DNA repair protein REV1 isoform X1 encodes MKEGGWRKRASDKDGWGIWGGYMPAKVQKLEDQFRSEAAMQHQKDGTPSGIFNGVAIYVNGFTDPSADELRRLMMLHGGQYHVYYSRSKTTHIIATNLPNAKIKELKGEKVVRPEWIIDSIKAGRLLSYIPYQLYTKQSSFQKGLCFNTVCKPEEPIAGPSNISVELNRVNCLVKKYEVENEIKANGKCKLNMEDETEDAGVLDLEQAFSASKQNGIHHRDSISIFNGHTHSSNSALKTQDSLVHSGNNVASRLSPAPVQEEERRDFRDCSMQHFQQSNKNTELLRNAHRTMSNSPCSSLHSNIKRNGAHHSIVQGPSSTKSTTVPSPSKVDSPLSKPPNCSFISDFYSHSRLHHIATWKSEFTDFVNTLQKQNNAIFPGREKLKKLKAGQSIINKADSDYAATLSSTKHQSCIMHVDMDCFFVSVGIRGRPDLKGKPVAVTSNRGSGKSLLRPGANPQLEWQYYQNKLLNGKAGASELDSPDEDNPESIQVNGIDLEISVPSMAEIASCSYEARQVGIKNGMFFGQARRLCPNLHAVPYDFQAYKEVAQSMYETLASYTHNIEAVSCDEALVDITEIIAETRLTAEELASVIRSEIKAKTKCPASIGIGSNILLARMATRRAKPDGQYHLKPEEVDDFIRSQLTSYLPGVGRTMESKLSSLGIKTCGDLQCVTMSKLQKEFGPKTGQMLYRFCRGLDDRLVQREKERKSVSAEINYGIRFTQPKEAEAFLLSLSEEIQHRLEAAGMKGKRLTLKIMVRKAGAPIEPAKFGGHGICDSIARTVTLDHATDSAKVIGKEMLNMFHTMKLNISDMRGVGIQVHQLVPANKTTSAVSSRSSVHSGFLPGGANSIIDLLQVPKGIKNSEQQHKEVFVAAVDVEISSTSKACTMPASLTSNANRVANKSEPVVSLNGLHTPISIKSRLNLSIEVPSPSQLDQSVLEALPPDLRDQIEQMYSLQQAEMCDSSKKEPVNGYNTSFPPQPVGAVLLQIPDVKEPSNDTGINVIALPAFSQVDPEVFAALPSELQEELRQAYDQRQKPIGAVFQQSTTAKNPLPNLKPVMKNKKRSRKKNQVSPVKKNYSPLKNKLFGSPAKSMAISVGSPQKLIDDFLKQEGRTTDNPQVELAQTTANTSTPSVSQPLLYGTTKAPNLAGAVEFNDVKALLKEWITTIADPMEEDILQVVKYCTDLIEEKDLEKLDLVIKYMKRLMQQSVESVWNMAFDFILDNVQVVLQQTYGSTLKVI; translated from the exons ATGAAGGAAGGTGGATGGAGAAAAAGAGCCAGTGACAAAGATGGCTGGGGAATATGG GGAGGATATATGCCTGCCAAAGTCCAGAAACTGGAGGATCAGTTCCGTTCAGAGGCAGCTATGCAACACCAAAAAGATGGAACTCCATCTGGTATCTTTAATGGAGTTGCCATCTATGTCAATGGCTTTACAG ATCCATCAGCTGATGAACTGAGGCGGCTAATGATGTTGCATGGAGGACAATATCATGTATACTATTCTAGATCCAAAACAACACACATTATTGCAACAAATCTTCCAAATGCCAAAATAAAAGAACTCAAAGGGGAAAAAGTAGTCCGACCAGAATGGATAATAGATAG CATAAAGGCTGGACGGCTCCTTTCATACATTCCATATCAGCTTTATACAAAACAGTCAAGTTTTCAAAAAGGCCTCTGTTTTAATACCGTATGCAAACCTGAAGAACCTATTGCAGGTCCTAGCAATATCTCTGTGGAGCTCAACAGGGT aaattgtcTAGTAAAGAAGTATGAAGTAGAGAATGAAATCAAAGCCAATGGAAAGTGTAAATTGAACATGGAAGATGAGACTGAAGATGCTGGAGTCTTGGATTTGGAGCAAGCCTTTTCTGCTAGCAAGCAGAACGGAATTCATCATAGAGACAGCATTTCCATTTTCAATGGACACACTCATAGTTCCAACAGTGCCTTAAAGACACAGGATAGCTTGGTGCACTCTGGCAACAACGTTGCAAGCAGACTGTCTCCAGCTCctgtgcaggaggaggaaaggagagactTTAGAGACTGCTCTATGCAGCATTTTCAACAAAGCAACAAAAATACTGAACTTTTACGAAATGCGCATAGGACTATGAGTAACTCACCTTGTTCATCTTTGCACAGTAATATTAAAAGAAACGGTGCTCATCACTCTATAGTTCAGGGGCCTTCAAGCACAAAAAGCACTACAGTACCTTCTCCTAGTAAGGTAGATTCACCTCTGTCCAAACCTCCTAACTGCAGTTTCATTTCCGACTTTTACTCTCATTCAAGATTGCATCATATAGCTACTTGGAAGAGTGAATTTACAGATTTTGTCAATAcactgcagaaacaaaacaatgcTATCTTCCCAGGAAGAGAAAAGTTAAAAAAACTGAAAGCAGGGCAATCTATAATTAACAAAGCTGACTCGG ATTATGCAGCCACCTTGAGCTCAACCAAGCATCAAAGCTGTATAATGCATGTGGATATGGACTGCTTCTTTGTATCAGTGGGTATCCGAGGTAGACCTGATCTAAAAG GCAAACCGGTTGCTGTTACGAGTAACAGAGGATCAGGAAAATCATTGCTTCGTCCTGGTGCAAATCCCCAGCTGGAATGGCAATATTATCAGAATAAATTACTGAATGGCAAAGCAG GAGCAAGTGAACTGGACTCACCAGATGAAGATAATCCAGAATCTATACAAGTGAATGGAATTGACTTGGAAATCTCTGTGCCATCAATGGCTGAAATTGCATCTTGCAGTTATGAAGCCAG GCAAGTTGGTATAAAGAATGGAATGTTCTTTGGACAAGCAAGACGATTGTGTCCAAATCTTCACGCAGTGCCCTATGACTTTCAGGCATACAAAGAAGTTGCACAAAGCATGTATGAAACCCTAGCAAG CTATACTCATAACATTGAAGCAGTCAGTTGTGATGAAGCACTAGTTGACATCACTGAAATCATTGCAGAAACCAGATTGACAGCAGAAGAATTAGCAAGTGTTATCCGTTCTGAAATAAAAGCCAAGACCAAGTGTCCTGCTTCCATTGGAATAG GTTCAAACATTTTGCTGGCTAGAATGGCAACGCGCCGAGCAAAGCCCGATGGACAGTATCACTTAAAGCCAGAAGAAGTGGATGATTTTATCAGAAGCCAGCTTACTAGCTATCTTCCAG gagTTGGTAGGACAATGGAATCCAAGTTGTCATCTTTGGGTATAAAAACTTGTGGAGATCTGCAGTGTGTCACAATGTCAAAGCTTCAGAAAGAATTTGGCCCCAAAACAGGACAAATGCTCTACAGATTCTGCCGTGGTTTGGATGACAGGCtggttcagagagagaaagagagaaaatctgTTTCAGCTGAGATAAACTATGGTATAAGATTTACccag CCAAAAGaagcagaagctttccttttgagtCTTTCAGAAGAGATCCAACATAGATTGGAAGCTGCTGGTATGAAAGGCAAACGATTAACTCTCAAAATTATGGTCAGAAAAGCTGGGGCCCCAATAGaacctgcaaaatttggaggCCATGGAATCTGTGACAGTATTGCCAG GACTGTGACTCTCGACCATGCAACAGATAGTGCCAAAGTGATTGGTAAAGAAATGTTGAACATGTTTCACACAATGAAGTTGAATATTTCTGATATGAGAGGG gTTGGAATTCAAGTACATCAGTTAGTTCCAGCTAATAAAACAACTTCAGCTGTTTCCTCTCGCTCATCAGTACATTCTGGATTTTTACCTGGTGGAGCTAATTCCATTATTGATCTTCTGCAAGTCCCAAAAGGAATAAAGAACTCAGAACAACAGCACAAGGAAG TATTTGTGGCGGCTGTGGATGTTGAAATATCTTCCACATCAAAAGCATGTACAATGCCGGCGTCTCTGACATCTAATGCCAATCGTGTTGCCAACAAATCTGAGCCTGTAGTCAGTCTGAATGGTTTGCACACGCCTATCAGTATAAAATCAAGACTTAATTTAAGTATTGAGGTACCATCACCTTCCCAG CTGGATCAGTCTGTTTTGGAAGCACTCCCACCTGATCTTCGAGATCAAATAGAGCAAATGTATTCTCTTCAGCAAGCAGAGATGTGCGATAGTAGCAAGAAGGAGCCTGTTAATGGATACAATACTAGTTTTCCTCCACAGCCTGTTGGGGCAGTTCTCTTACAaataccagatgtcaaagaaccAAGCAATGATACAGGAATAAATGTAATAGCACTTCCAGCATTTTCACAG GTGGACCCTGAAGTTTTTGCTGCACTACCATCAGAGTTGCAGGAAGAGCTGAGACAGGCATATGATCAAAGACAGAAACCTATAGGGGCAGTTTTCCAGCAAAGTACCACTG CAAAGAATCCTTTGCCGAACTTGAAGCCTGTTatgaaaaacaagaaaagaagtAGGAAGAAAAACCAGGTCAGCCCAGTAAAAAAGAACTacagtcctttaaaaaacaagctcTTTGGGAGCCCTGCAAAAAGTATGGCAATTTCTGTTGGGAGCCCACAAAAATTAATAGATGACTTCTTGAAACAGGAAGGAAGAACCACTGACAACCCTCAG GTGGAATTGGCACAAACCACAGCAAATACTTCCACCCCATCCGTTTCACAGCCACTATTGTATGGCACTACTAAGGCCCCTAATCTAGCTGGAGCTGTTGAATTCAATGATGTAAAAGCCTTACTCAAAGAATGGATTACAACCATAGCAG ATCCCATGGAGGAAGACATCCTACAAGTTGTGAAGTACTGTACTGATTTGATAGAAGAAAAGGATTTAGAAAAGTTGGATCTGGTCATCAAATACATGAAAAG GCTAATGCAGCAGTCCGTGGAATCAGTTTGGAACATGGCGTTTGACTTCATTCTTGACAATGTTCAAGTGGTTTTGCAACAAACTTATGGAAGCACATTGAAAGTTATCTGA
- the REV1 gene encoding DNA repair protein REV1 isoform X3, with the protein MAEIASCSYEARQVGIKNGMFFGQARRLCPNLHAVPYDFQAYKEVAQSMYETLASYTHNIEAVSCDEALVDITEIIAETRLTAEELASVIRSEIKAKTKCPASIGIGSNILLARMATRRAKPDGQYHLKPEEVDDFIRSQLTSYLPGVGRTMESKLSSLGIKTCGDLQCVTMSKLQKEFGPKTGQMLYRFCRGLDDRLVQREKERKSVSAEINYGIRFTQPKEAEAFLLSLSEEIQHRLEAAGMKGKRLTLKIMVRKAGAPIEPAKFGGHGICDSIARTVTLDHATDSAKVIGKEMLNMFHTMKLNISDMRGVGIQVHQLVPANKTTSAVSSRSSVHSGFLPGGANSIIDLLQVPKGIKNSEQQHKEVFVAAVDVEISSTSKACTMPASLTSNANRVANKSEPVVSLNGLHTPISIKSRLNLSIEVPSPSQLDQSVLEALPPDLRDQIEQMYSLQQAEMCDSSKKEPVNGYNTSFPPQPVGAVLLQIPDVKEPSNDTGINVIALPAFSQVDPEVFAALPSELQEELRQAYDQRQKPIGAVFQQSTTAKNPLPNLKPVMKNKKRSRKKNQVSPVKKNYSPLKNKLFGSPAKSMAISVGSPQKLIDDFLKQEGRTTDNPQVELAQTTANTSTPSVSQPLLYGTTKAPNLAGAVEFNDVKALLKEWITTIADPMEEDILQVVKYCTDLIEEKDLEKLDLVIKYMKRLMQQSVESVWNMAFDFILDNVQVVLQQTYGSTLKVI; encoded by the exons ATGGCTGAAATTGCATCTTGCAGTTATGAAGCCAG GCAAGTTGGTATAAAGAATGGAATGTTCTTTGGACAAGCAAGACGATTGTGTCCAAATCTTCACGCAGTGCCCTATGACTTTCAGGCATACAAAGAAGTTGCACAAAGCATGTATGAAACCCTAGCAAG CTATACTCATAACATTGAAGCAGTCAGTTGTGATGAAGCACTAGTTGACATCACTGAAATCATTGCAGAAACCAGATTGACAGCAGAAGAATTAGCAAGTGTTATCCGTTCTGAAATAAAAGCCAAGACCAAGTGTCCTGCTTCCATTGGAATAG GTTCAAACATTTTGCTGGCTAGAATGGCAACGCGCCGAGCAAAGCCCGATGGACAGTATCACTTAAAGCCAGAAGAAGTGGATGATTTTATCAGAAGCCAGCTTACTAGCTATCTTCCAG gagTTGGTAGGACAATGGAATCCAAGTTGTCATCTTTGGGTATAAAAACTTGTGGAGATCTGCAGTGTGTCACAATGTCAAAGCTTCAGAAAGAATTTGGCCCCAAAACAGGACAAATGCTCTACAGATTCTGCCGTGGTTTGGATGACAGGCtggttcagagagagaaagagagaaaatctgTTTCAGCTGAGATAAACTATGGTATAAGATTTACccag CCAAAAGaagcagaagctttccttttgagtCTTTCAGAAGAGATCCAACATAGATTGGAAGCTGCTGGTATGAAAGGCAAACGATTAACTCTCAAAATTATGGTCAGAAAAGCTGGGGCCCCAATAGaacctgcaaaatttggaggCCATGGAATCTGTGACAGTATTGCCAG GACTGTGACTCTCGACCATGCAACAGATAGTGCCAAAGTGATTGGTAAAGAAATGTTGAACATGTTTCACACAATGAAGTTGAATATTTCTGATATGAGAGGG gTTGGAATTCAAGTACATCAGTTAGTTCCAGCTAATAAAACAACTTCAGCTGTTTCCTCTCGCTCATCAGTACATTCTGGATTTTTACCTGGTGGAGCTAATTCCATTATTGATCTTCTGCAAGTCCCAAAAGGAATAAAGAACTCAGAACAACAGCACAAGGAAG TATTTGTGGCGGCTGTGGATGTTGAAATATCTTCCACATCAAAAGCATGTACAATGCCGGCGTCTCTGACATCTAATGCCAATCGTGTTGCCAACAAATCTGAGCCTGTAGTCAGTCTGAATGGTTTGCACACGCCTATCAGTATAAAATCAAGACTTAATTTAAGTATTGAGGTACCATCACCTTCCCAG CTGGATCAGTCTGTTTTGGAAGCACTCCCACCTGATCTTCGAGATCAAATAGAGCAAATGTATTCTCTTCAGCAAGCAGAGATGTGCGATAGTAGCAAGAAGGAGCCTGTTAATGGATACAATACTAGTTTTCCTCCACAGCCTGTTGGGGCAGTTCTCTTACAaataccagatgtcaaagaaccAAGCAATGATACAGGAATAAATGTAATAGCACTTCCAGCATTTTCACAG GTGGACCCTGAAGTTTTTGCTGCACTACCATCAGAGTTGCAGGAAGAGCTGAGACAGGCATATGATCAAAGACAGAAACCTATAGGGGCAGTTTTCCAGCAAAGTACCACTG CAAAGAATCCTTTGCCGAACTTGAAGCCTGTTatgaaaaacaagaaaagaagtAGGAAGAAAAACCAGGTCAGCCCAGTAAAAAAGAACTacagtcctttaaaaaacaagctcTTTGGGAGCCCTGCAAAAAGTATGGCAATTTCTGTTGGGAGCCCACAAAAATTAATAGATGACTTCTTGAAACAGGAAGGAAGAACCACTGACAACCCTCAG GTGGAATTGGCACAAACCACAGCAAATACTTCCACCCCATCCGTTTCACAGCCACTATTGTATGGCACTACTAAGGCCCCTAATCTAGCTGGAGCTGTTGAATTCAATGATGTAAAAGCCTTACTCAAAGAATGGATTACAACCATAGCAG ATCCCATGGAGGAAGACATCCTACAAGTTGTGAAGTACTGTACTGATTTGATAGAAGAAAAGGATTTAGAAAAGTTGGATCTGGTCATCAAATACATGAAAAG GCTAATGCAGCAGTCCGTGGAATCAGTTTGGAACATGGCGTTTGACTTCATTCTTGACAATGTTCAAGTGGTTTTGCAACAAACTTATGGAAGCACATTGAAAGTTATCTGA